In one window of Pirellulaceae bacterium DNA:
- a CDS encoding glutamine amidotransferase, with translation MTHIVWGSPDWILPTASIAVILIAVVVWSYYRAAAHGTVRAVAAGLKIIAILAISLCLLEPLVSGTRPRPQANVIALLIDDSESMLIDKRGIPEDDLINRWLADQNQAWRTRLEQDFDLRSYAFDRQLRRLDPQTPLEFQGNSSRLGRALQSLQERFLGRPIAGAILISDGNATEATPIDCSEITFPIFPVIESDAPVAADIRIEDVQISQTNFETSPTTVTAKVASEGHGRTRATVELLTPNGQVLEEQSFDLAADQSDNTVRFRFRPDESGLTFYKLNVFAESERERKLQAPSKLEATVKNNTRTIMINRGGGPYRVLYVSGRPNWEFKFLRRALQEDDEISLVGLLRIANKEPKFAFRDTQGTGDTNRLFEGFDNRDAEDAETYNQPVMVRLGIEDESELRDGFPQSAEELFAYHALVIDDLESSFFSPDQLLLIRRYVSQRGGGLLMLGGPSSFHLGNYQRTPLEELLPVYLAPKSRRTEESVSLNLTREGWLEPWIRLRATEREEEKRLESMPEFLTLNPSGKAKPGASVIATASNQTGDPAPAIATQRFGKGRTASALIGDFWRWSMQRKESDPDDLAVFWRQTMRWLTADGPRRVELEAVASDDGESITLNTTVRDEEFAAEDGATVKLTIEEPNNNKFQLDAEADPSRPGLYTSRYWPAQSGGYRVTAEVEAPDGSPIAKRVGGWSTETSVREFSRIQPNLEQLEQIANDTGGEVIRPKQLERFVKSLSRRKVPVTEPWVYPLWHQPFIFGLAILCLCTEWGLRRWKGLA, from the coding sequence ATGACGCACATCGTCTGGGGATCACCTGATTGGATTCTACCCACCGCTTCGATTGCAGTGATCTTGATCGCTGTGGTGGTCTGGTCGTATTATCGCGCTGCCGCTCATGGTACCGTACGAGCTGTTGCTGCGGGTCTCAAAATTATCGCTATTCTTGCCATTTCCTTATGTCTGCTCGAGCCACTTGTAAGCGGAACTCGACCACGCCCTCAAGCGAATGTTATTGCTCTATTGATCGACGACAGCGAGAGCATGTTGATCGATAAACGCGGCATCCCAGAGGACGACCTTATCAACCGCTGGCTGGCCGACCAGAATCAGGCTTGGCGGACACGACTCGAGCAGGATTTTGATCTTCGCAGCTACGCGTTCGATCGGCAACTCCGTCGGCTCGACCCGCAAACTCCTTTAGAGTTTCAGGGAAATAGCAGTCGACTCGGACGGGCCCTGCAATCTCTCCAGGAACGTTTCCTTGGTCGCCCTATCGCAGGCGCCATCCTCATTAGCGACGGGAATGCCACAGAGGCGACGCCGATTGATTGCTCGGAAATCACTTTCCCTATTTTCCCAGTGATCGAATCCGATGCACCAGTCGCAGCTGACATTCGTATCGAAGACGTACAAATAAGCCAGACAAATTTTGAGACGTCACCGACAACCGTCACTGCAAAAGTTGCCAGCGAAGGTCACGGTCGCACGCGTGCAACGGTGGAATTATTGACTCCTAATGGCCAGGTTCTCGAAGAGCAGTCGTTTGACTTGGCAGCTGATCAATCGGACAACACGGTTCGCTTCCGTTTCCGGCCAGACGAATCCGGCTTGACGTTTTACAAATTAAATGTATTCGCGGAAAGTGAGCGAGAGCGGAAACTTCAAGCTCCCTCAAAACTGGAAGCGACCGTTAAAAACAATACTCGCACCATCATGATAAACCGCGGAGGCGGTCCGTATCGGGTCTTGTATGTGAGCGGTCGGCCCAACTGGGAATTCAAATTCCTGCGACGAGCACTTCAAGAAGATGACGAAATCAGCTTAGTCGGCCTGCTCCGCATCGCCAACAAGGAACCCAAGTTTGCCTTTCGAGACACCCAAGGAACGGGTGACACAAATCGACTGTTTGAAGGTTTTGACAATCGAGATGCGGAAGACGCGGAAACTTACAATCAGCCGGTCATGGTACGACTGGGTATCGAAGATGAAAGCGAACTCCGGGATGGTTTTCCGCAATCGGCAGAAGAGCTCTTCGCCTATCATGCACTGGTGATCGACGACCTGGAATCAAGCTTTTTTTCCCCCGATCAGTTACTGTTGATTCGACGCTACGTTAGTCAACGAGGTGGAGGCCTGCTGATGCTTGGTGGACCTTCATCATTCCACTTGGGCAACTATCAACGAACACCCTTGGAGGAATTACTGCCCGTCTACCTCGCCCCCAAATCGCGTCGCACCGAGGAATCGGTTTCACTCAACCTGACTCGAGAGGGCTGGCTCGAACCTTGGATTCGGTTGCGAGCGACAGAGCGTGAAGAAGAAAAGCGTCTGGAGTCGATGCCCGAGTTCCTCACGCTGAATCCGAGTGGCAAGGCAAAACCAGGAGCTTCCGTGATCGCAACCGCCAGCAATCAAACGGGCGATCCGGCGCCTGCAATCGCGACGCAACGGTTCGGAAAAGGCCGGACAGCATCTGCATTGATTGGCGATTTTTGGCGTTGGTCCATGCAACGCAAGGAAAGCGATCCGGACGACTTGGCAGTTTTTTGGCGCCAGACCATGCGGTGGCTTACGGCCGACGGTCCTCGTCGAGTTGAACTCGAAGCGGTAGCTTCGGACGATGGGGAAAGTATCACGTTGAACACAACGGTTCGGGACGAAGAATTCGCAGCCGAAGACGGCGCCACCGTCAAACTAACCATCGAAGAACCCAATAACAACAAATTCCAGCTGGATGCAGAGGCAGATCCGTCACGACCGGGACTCTACACCAGCCGATATTGGCCAGCCCAAAGCGGAGGATATCGGGTGACCGCCGAGGTCGAAGCGCCCGACGGCAGCCCCATCGCAAAACGAGTCGGGGGATGGAGCACTGAAACATCCGTGCGCGAATTTTCCCGCATTCAACCTAACCTCGAACAGCTTGAACAGATTGCCAATGACACCGGGGGTGAAGTGATCCGTCCTAAACAATTAGAGCGCTTTGTTAAAAGCCTCTCACGACGGAAAGTACCGGTCACCGAACCTTGGGTTTATCCACTTTGGCATCAACCGTTTATTTTCGGCCTAGCCATACTCTGTTTGTGTACAGAATGGGGCTTGCGTCGCTGGAAAGGGCTCGCATGA
- a CDS encoding BatA domain-containing protein, with translation MSFLAPLYALGLLAISAPILFHLIQRRPKGEQTFSSLMFLKASPPRLTRRSRLDNLLLLLLRGLALLLLASAFARPFLRSYLQDGFVPSREVVVLLDTSASMKRPDLWKRATDEVAAVVDDLLPTDRVALLAFDNNVTQVIGLENHSRMTSSQRSELFREKLKTLSPSWLATDLGKALPAALELLHGSEVENEGTRTASGQIVLITDFQVGSSLKGLDGIRWPPQIGVDLRQVVPIQSGNASLHRLHPDSSTGSDELLVRVTNTPSSSTSEFELKWLTDEEEANPQYDRSLQVPPNQQRSVRVKRHPSSRVLTLSGDHADFDNQHYIARSTAITKQLLHLGIADNTTQSLDFFLHKLVLDTPRYSVVSKTQWPPANLETLDPIACPLVVISQPVSENQYQPLRNYLTEGGRILFVLETHSAQDEQMSTMLANLLDLKSVQIDEAIIQSYAMFGYIDFQHSLFAPFADPRFNDFTKIRIWKHRYLSTDHESPWDILASFDNKAPALVQRTVGQGTAWILTTGWQPSESQLALSTKFLPLVAGMFDDNQDTSELTDSHQVGSHVDFAEASRSVEVVAPDGERFELKDAPFSFDQAHQPGIYQSIQDGQTRELAFNIALTESQLDPLDKAELEQRGLRLEDHLSGKEIVEQDRQLRDIELESQQQMWRWLILGALGLLIAESWLGGRLGRRANRQMGE, from the coding sequence ATGAGTTTTTTAGCTCCCCTGTACGCTCTCGGATTGCTCGCTATCTCTGCCCCAATTTTGTTTCATTTAATCCAGCGACGTCCCAAGGGTGAGCAAACCTTCAGTTCACTGATGTTCCTCAAAGCCTCGCCGCCTCGACTAACACGACGAAGTCGGTTGGATAATCTGCTACTGCTGTTGCTGCGAGGACTAGCATTGCTCCTGCTGGCGTCCGCATTCGCGCGGCCTTTCCTCCGCTCTTATCTACAGGATGGCTTCGTGCCCTCGAGAGAGGTCGTTGTCTTATTGGACACAAGTGCCAGTATGAAACGTCCCGATCTTTGGAAACGTGCCACCGATGAGGTAGCGGCCGTAGTCGATGACCTCTTGCCCACAGACCGCGTTGCACTCCTTGCTTTTGACAACAACGTAACTCAAGTTATCGGCCTGGAAAATCATTCCCGTATGACATCGAGTCAGCGAAGCGAATTATTCCGTGAAAAATTGAAAACTCTTTCGCCTAGCTGGCTCGCAACCGATCTCGGAAAAGCGTTACCAGCCGCATTGGAATTATTGCATGGATCCGAAGTAGAAAATGAAGGGACACGAACGGCCTCTGGCCAAATTGTATTGATCACAGATTTCCAGGTTGGCAGCAGTCTGAAAGGACTCGACGGTATCCGGTGGCCACCGCAAATCGGAGTCGATCTCCGACAGGTTGTTCCGATTCAATCCGGGAATGCGAGCCTACATCGATTACATCCTGATTCGTCGACTGGCTCCGACGAACTTTTGGTTCGCGTTACGAATACGCCCAGTAGCAGCACAAGCGAATTCGAACTCAAATGGCTGACCGATGAAGAGGAAGCCAACCCCCAATACGACCGTTCGCTCCAAGTTCCTCCCAATCAACAGCGATCGGTTCGGGTCAAACGCCATCCGTCTTCCCGCGTTCTAACCCTCTCGGGAGATCACGCAGATTTTGACAATCAGCATTACATCGCTCGTTCGACGGCCATCACAAAACAATTGCTTCATTTGGGTATTGCCGACAACACAACGCAATCACTGGATTTTTTTCTGCACAAGCTTGTTCTCGATACACCACGCTACTCAGTTGTCTCAAAAACTCAGTGGCCACCCGCCAATCTGGAAACACTCGATCCAATCGCTTGCCCACTCGTTGTGATTTCACAACCCGTCAGTGAGAATCAGTACCAACCTTTGCGTAATTACCTCACCGAGGGAGGCCGAATCCTCTTCGTGCTGGAAACACATAGCGCCCAGGACGAACAGATGTCGACGATGTTGGCGAATCTTTTGGATCTAAAATCTGTGCAAATCGATGAAGCCATCATTCAATCGTACGCCATGTTCGGATATATCGACTTCCAACATTCATTGTTCGCTCCCTTCGCCGATCCTCGCTTTAACGACTTCACGAAAATCCGCATTTGGAAACATCGGTATCTCTCAACCGATCACGAAAGTCCCTGGGATATTCTCGCCAGCTTTGATAACAAAGCTCCAGCACTTGTTCAACGCACTGTGGGTCAAGGAACGGCCTGGATCCTTACCACTGGCTGGCAACCCAGCGAAAGCCAGCTGGCTTTGTCCACAAAGTTTCTCCCACTGGTAGCCGGTATGTTTGATGACAATCAAGATACTTCCGAACTCACCGATTCCCATCAGGTGGGCAGTCACGTCGATTTTGCAGAGGCCAGTCGTTCAGTGGAAGTCGTTGCCCCTGATGGAGAAAGATTCGAACTGAAAGATGCACCCTTTTCCTTCGACCAAGCCCATCAGCCGGGGATCTATCAATCCATTCAGGACGGTCAAACCCGTGAACTCGCGTTCAACATTGCCTTGACTGAATCGCAACTTGACCCACTGGATAAAGCAGAACTGGAACAACGGGGTCTTCGCCTCGAAGACCATTTAAGCGGTAAAGAAATCGTCGAACAAGACCGTCAACTAAGAGATATTGAATTGGAGTCGCAACAACAGATGTGGCGGTGGCTAATCCTCGGCGCCTTAGGACTGCTGATTGCAGAAAGTTGGCTAGGCGGACGACTCGGCAGACGTGCGAATCGACAAATGGGCGAATAA
- a CDS encoding DUF58 domain-containing protein, giving the protein MASANTKQRMPPRASPANFVDPAAIMRIKNLPLRAKTIVEGFYNGLHRSPFHGFSVEFSEYRQYCPGDDPRYLDWRLFARSDRYYIKRFEDETNRRCYLVVDLSRSMTFGSLDYTKTDYARTLAATLGYYLTLQRDHVGLLTFDQELGDYLPARHRHGHLHQLMVFLERSPEGKGTDLLAPLEQIARLVAKRGLVVVISDLLAPVDRLEKHLGYLKSRGHEVLILRVLDPAEVDFTFDTSATFRDLESSRELFVDPAAARGEYLKCFQQHASEVQNACDRMGIDLVTMKTDVPLDVALVELLAAQMRQGKASSHRRQIDSQAGASP; this is encoded by the coding sequence ATGGCGTCAGCCAATACCAAACAACGCATGCCTCCACGTGCGAGTCCGGCAAACTTTGTCGATCCGGCAGCCATCATGCGCATCAAGAATCTCCCACTTCGGGCGAAGACCATTGTGGAGGGTTTCTATAACGGACTTCACCGCAGTCCCTTTCACGGTTTTTCCGTCGAATTTAGCGAATATCGCCAATACTGCCCGGGCGACGATCCGCGGTATCTCGACTGGCGACTGTTTGCCCGTTCCGATCGTTATTACATCAAACGCTTCGAAGATGAAACCAACCGACGCTGTTATCTCGTCGTTGACCTCAGTCGCTCGATGACGTTCGGATCGCTTGATTACACCAAAACAGACTACGCGCGCACGCTGGCAGCCACACTCGGCTACTACTTGACACTGCAACGGGATCACGTCGGACTCCTGACCTTTGATCAAGAACTCGGTGACTATCTTCCCGCCAGGCATCGGCATGGTCATCTGCATCAACTGATGGTCTTCCTGGAACGATCTCCGGAAGGAAAAGGTACCGATTTGCTCGCACCCCTGGAGCAGATCGCTCGACTCGTGGCCAAACGAGGATTGGTCGTCGTCATCTCAGACTTGCTCGCACCCGTCGACCGCCTGGAGAAACACCTGGGGTATCTGAAGTCCCGCGGGCACGAGGTCCTGATTCTGCGGGTGCTCGATCCGGCCGAAGTCGATTTCACCTTCGACACGTCAGCCACCTTTCGCGATCTTGAATCTTCCCGAGAACTGTTTGTCGATCCTGCTGCGGCCCGAGGTGAATACCTGAAATGTTTCCAGCAGCACGCGTCGGAGGTGCAAAACGCCTGTGATCGGATGGGCATCGACCTGGTAACGATGAAAACTGACGTGCCCCTTGATGTGGCGTTAGTTGAACTGTTGGCCGCTCAGATGCGACAAGGTAAAGCCAGTTCACATCGCCGACAAATCGACTCGCAAGCGGGAGCATCGCCATGA